Proteins from a genomic interval of Channa argus isolate prfri chromosome 11, Channa argus male v1.0, whole genome shotgun sequence:
- the paip1 gene encoding polyadenylate-binding protein-interacting protein 1 → MNDDFDRAPGAGRSRNLTTDPGLVGATEDDEAKTMLFNQREPLRQPRTTPPFAESSISTAREMVGGDCKRQNNIQQSANTNSTSAYRGSNNVDSLVKSSKLSASAPEFVPSGMPQYEDSACDDSEGYYSEPFLSDMVTDFLDHLSSSPGSFDSDVEYITDTLNYWVTTKELLQELVELIFTQSTAIPNFSYTGARLCNHLSHRLSINSPNGSFRQLLLKRCQKEFEQRDAAVQGDVDTQKKFHSFVLFLGELYLNLEVKSSKGPPERAHILLAALFELMKSLFSHPVDANLICAVKLLKLTGSVLDDAWKDRGQPHMEELVQRIETILLDATCSRDVRQMLLKLVELRSSDWGRVCAGASASNATPDNDPNYFMNEPTFYTEDGTPFTAADPEYAEKYQEILDKQDYFHDTDGENGDEVYDFEDEMEPEIEEAFENFCLESERKRQQ, encoded by the exons ATGAACGACGATTTTGACAGAGCTCCTGGAGCAGGGAGAAGCCGCAATCTGACAACAGATCCCGGGCTTGTCGGTGCCACAGAGGACGATGAGGCCAAAACCATGCTCTTCAACCAGAGGGAACCGCTGAGACAGCCGCGAACAACCCCGCCTTTTGCTGAGAGCAGCATTAGTACCGCCAGGGAAATGGTCGGTGGAG attgcaaaagacaaaataacatcCAGCAAAGTGCAAATACCAACAGTACGTCTGCCTACAGAGGGAGTAACAATGTGGATTCTTTGGTCAAGTCATCAAAGCTTTCAGCCAGCGCTCCAGAGTTTGTCCCATCTGGAATGCCCCAGTATGAA GACTCTGCTTGTGATGACAGTGAAGGTTATTACAGTGAACCATTCTTGTCTGATATGGTCACAGACTTTCTTGACCACCTGAGCTCTTCACCAGGGTCCTTTGATTCAGATGTTGAATACATAACTGACACGCTCAATTACTGGGTCACTACTAAAGAGCTGTTGCAGGAGCTGGTGGAACTGATTTTCACACAG TCTACTGCCATTCCAAACTTTTCTTATACTGGCGCAAGGCTCTGTAACCACCTGTCTCATCGCCTCAGTATCAACTCACCAAACGGCAGCTTTCGTCAGCTTCTCTTGAAAAG ATGTCAAAAAGAGTTTGAACAAAGGGATGCAGCTGTGCAAGGAGACGTTGACACCCAGAAGAAGTTTCACTCCTTTGTCTTGTTTCTGGGAGAGCTCTATCTTAACCTGGAG GTAAAAAGTAGTAAAGGACCTCCCGAAAGAGCACACATCCTCCTCGCTGCCCTGTTTGAACTGATGAAGAGTCTCTTCTCCCATCCTGTGGATGCAAACCTCATCTGTGCCGTGAAACTGCTTAAG TTAACAGGTTCTGTCCTCGACGATGCATGGAAAGACAGGGGACAGCCACATATGGAAGAACTGGTCCAAAGAATAGAAACAATTCTATTAGATGCCACCTGCAGCAg GGATGTCAGGCAGATGCTTCTGAAATTAGTTGAGCTGAGATCCAGTGACTGGGGCAGAGTCTGTGCTGGTGCTTCAGCTAGTAATGCCACACCAGACAATGACCCCAATTATTTTATG AATGAACCTACGTTTTACACAGAAGACGGGACACCTTTTACAGCAGCAGACCCAG aaTACGCTGAGAAATACCAAGAAATCCTGGATAAACAGGACTATTTCCATGATACTGATGGAGAAAATGGAGATGAAGT ataCGACTTTGAAGATGAGATGGAGCCTGAGATAGAAGAAGCTTTTGAGAATTTCTGTTTAGAATCGGAGAGGAAACGACAGCAATGA
- the itga2.2 gene encoding integrin alpha-2 isoform X2, giving the protein MDFYWENIFFTLIVIAEKVWQSQAFNVGTAGAKVFSGQASEEFGYTVLQAANHEGQWLLVGAPWSGFSKNRKGDIYKCPVSGSKNTCDKLNLQDSVSIPAVKNVNDNMSLGLTLTRTASDLMMCGPLWGQLCGSQDFYPGICAKMSPLFQPQPAFSPAVQTCGGPMDIVIVLDGSNSIYPWAPMTLFLQKLIPSLDIGPQNTQVSVIQYGVDPKVEFKLNDFQTKHEMIFAASEITQLYGDRTNTFQAIQYASQLGFSKQNGGRPGAAKVLVVVTDGESHDFDMRDTVIAECEKQGITRFGIAVLGYYIRQNINTEMLIKEIKSIASLPTEKYFFNVSEEAALSNIAGTLGDRIFNIEGTGKGGDSFKMEMSQVGISAHYSSQQDVMMLGAAGAYAWSGTVVHRTGSKVDILPFSAFEGTLQDKNHSSLLGYSVTTMNDGSTLYFVAGAPRSNHSGQVIVYTLNAQKKSTIIDSARGKQIGSYFGSVLCSLDVDKDGVTDLLLVGAPMLMNELRKEEGRVYLFSVTKGILNEQGFLSGPPPNENARFGMAISAISDLDLDGYSDVVVGAPLEDKGKGVIYIYNGERKTLKREFSQKILGSKLDPQLQYFGRSLDSYKDLNEDTLPDISVGAYGKVVQLWSRGVASVTTEASFSPDKINIFNKDCSVNGRKLSCFNTQLCFSAAFRPKNPVGPIDISYNLTLDADLLDSRVTSRGMFIKNNERSLSEKAKISSTRLCQVYQVYLQETADFVNSLSLKVEIKQQNEDVNPVLDVFSPRASEFFIPFTKDCGNDEVCNSDLVLSVKSSSPVLVSSNNRELSFEVVVKNRKENAFNTQVLATYSSNLYYSSISPTEDVKCTSTQIRTVTCQVGYPVLKTDEEVQFRINFEYSLNDLQDHAEVKFQAKSDSKEERPADNDVDISIPVKYDAEVVLSRQSNIEFYVADVNIPVVTTVKTLNDIGPEFNFTVKVTTGNLPVNLLYLSIALPMTTKGGNPILYVTSVDTQAGGSITCDRGSLVDPLKIGMNTHKVTFSSESLRGLKKLDCNTAKCENIKCLLKDTEVKSNYFVKVKTRIWSGTFLSATYQSIELTSHVNVETFNPDMLVIGLKQLPVVVTISKPGEKGDVPVGVIVGSIIAGLLLLAVAVGLLWKFGFFKRKYQQLLKEADEDGQSRPHVDEVL; this is encoded by the exons ATGGATTTCTACTGGGAGAATATCTTCTTTACTTTAATAGTCATTG CAGAGAAAGTCTGGCAATCGCAGGCCTTCAACGTGGGAACCGCGGGCGCCAAGGTTTTCAGTGGACAGGCGTCGGAAGAGTTTGGCTACACAGTGCTACAGGCAGCAAACCATGAAGGCCAATG gCTTCTGGTTGGTGCTCCATGGAGTGGTTTCAGCAAAAACAGGAAAGGAGATATTTACAAATGTCCCGTCTCTGGATCTAAAAACACCTGTGACAAGCTCAATCTCCAAG ATTCTGTCAGCATCCCAGctgttaaaaatgtcaatgaCAACATGTCCCTGGGTTTGACTCTTACCCGGACAGCTAGTGATTTGAtg ATGTGTGGTCCTCTTTGGGGACAGCTGTGTGGCAGTCAGGACTTCTACCCTGGAATATGTGCAAAAATGAGCCCACTTTTTCAGCCTCAACCTGCCTTCTCCCCTGCCGTTCAGA CATGTGGAGGGCCTATGGACATTGTGATTGTTTTGGATGGATCCAACAGCATTTATCCTTGGGCTCCCATGACCCTTTTCCTCCAGAAGCTGATACCTTCGCTCGACATCGGGCCCCAAAACACGCAG GTGAGCGTCATTCAATATGGTGTTGATCCGAAAGTTGAATTCAAACTAAACGACTTTCAAACCAAACACGAGATGATTTTTGCTGCATCTGAAATTACACAACTGTATGGTGACCGAACCAATACCTTCCAGGCCATCCAATATGCAAG TCAGTTGGGTTTCAGTAAACAAAATGGAGGTCGGCCAGGCGCTGCCAAGGTGTTGGTGGTTGTCACTGACGGAGAGTCTCATGATTTTGACATGAGAGATACTGTAATTGCAGAATGTGAGAAACAAGGCATCACCCGCTTTGGTATCGCT GTCTTAGGTTATTATATTagacaaaacattaatacaGAGATGctaataaaagaaatcaaatcCATCGCCAGCTTACCCACAGAGAAGTATTTCTTTAATGTGTCTGAAGAGGCAGCTCTCTCCAACATTGCCGGAACACTGGGAGACCGCATCTTCAACATAGAAG GGACAGGAAAAGGGGGTGATAGCTTTAAGATGGAGATGTCCCAGGTTGGAATCAGCGCTCACTACTCCAGTCAACAG GATGTGATGATGTTGGGAGCAGCGGGAGCCTACGCTTGGAGCGGGACTGTTGTGCATCGAACAGGGTCAAAAGTTGACATCCTCCCTTTTTCAGCCTTTGAGGGAACTCTTCAGGACAAAAACCACAGCTCATTACTGG GTTACTCTGTCACCACGATGAACGATGGGTCTACACTATACTTTGTGGCCGGTGCACCTCGCTCCAACCACTCTGGGCAAGTTATTGTCTACACTCTGAATGCTCAGAAAAAATCTACTATCATCGATTCAGCAAGAGGCAAACAG ATTGGGTCATACTTTGGAAGTGTCCTCTGCTCCCTGGATGTGGATAAAGACGGGGTGACAGACCTTCTACTGGTTGGTGCACCCATGCTCATGAACGAGCTGAGGAAAGAAGAAGGCAGGGTCTACCTCTTCTCCGTCACAAAG GGTATTCTGAACGAGCAGGGATTCCTCAGTGGTCCACCCCCGAACGAGAATGCTCGTTTTGGCATGGCCATCTCTGCCATTTCTGACCTGGACCTCGATGGTTACAGTGATGTTGTGGTTGGAGCACCGTTAgaagacaaaggaaaaggtGTCATCTACATCTACAATGGGGAGAGGAAAACATTAAAGAGAGAGTTCTCACAG aaaataCTTGGCTCCAAACTGGATCCTCAGTTGCAGTATTTTGGAAGATCCCTAGATAGCTACAAAGATCTGAATGAAGATACACTCCCTGACATCTCAGTTGGTGCCTATGGCAAAGTGGTGCAGCTCTG GTCCCGTGGTGTGGCATCTGTCACAACTGAAGCCTCGTTCAGCCCTgataaaattaacattttcaacaaaGACTGTAGCGTTAATGGACGCAAGCTTTCATGTTTCAACACGCAGCTCTGCTTCAGTGCTGCATTCAGGCCCAAGAACCCCGTTGGGCCCATTG ATATATCATACAATTTAACTCTGGATGCTGACTTGCTGGACTCTCGAGTGACATCTAGAGgaatgtttataaaaaataatgaacGCTCCCTTTCAGAAAAGGCAAAAATTTCATCTACACGCCTGTGTCAAGTCTACCAGGTTTATCTTCAG GAGACGGCAGACTTTGTCAATTCCCTCAGTCTGAAAGTGGAAATCAAGCAGCAGAATGAAGATGTGAATCCTGTGCTCGATGTGTTCTCTCCAAGAGCCTCCGAGTTCTTT ATTCCCTTCACGAAAGACTGTGGCAATGATGAAGTGTGCAACAGTGATCTGGTGCTGAGTGTGAAGAG CTCATCTCCTGTACTGGTCAGCTCTAATAACCGAGAACTATCATTTGAAGTTGTTGTGAAGAACAGAAAGGAGAACGCATTCAACACTCAGGTCTTAGCCACGTACTCCAGCAACCTCTACTACTCCTCCATCTCTCCT ACAGAGGACGTGAAATGCACATCAACACAAATACGAACTGTCACCTGCCAAGTGGGATACCCGGTATTAAAAACCGACGAAGAG GTGCAATTTCGCATTAATTTTGAGTACAGCCTCAATGATTTGCAAGACCACGCTGAGGTGAAATTTCAGGCGAAGAG tgaTAGTAAAGAAGAAAGACCTGCAGACAACGACGTGGACATATCCATTCCTGTTAAATACGATGCAGAAGTTGTTTTATCAAG GCAGTCAAACATCGAATTCTACGTGGCGGACGTTAACATTCCAGTAGTAACGACAGTGAAAACTCTAAATGACATTGGCCCAGAGTTCAACTTTACAGTAAAG GTTACAACGGGTAACTTGCCTGTCAACCTCCTATATCTGAGCATTGCTCTGCCAATGACCACAAAAGGCGGAAATCCAATCCTCTATGTGACCAGTGTGGACACACAAGCA GGAGGTTCTATCACCTGCGATCGCGGCAGCCTGGTTGATCCTCTAAAGATCGGTATGAACACCCACAAAGTAACCTTCTCATCTGAGAGTCTCAGAGGCTTAAAGAAACTG GACTGCAACACTGCAAAATGCGAGAATATAAAATGCCTTCTTAAAGATACTGAAGTTAAGAGCAACTACTTTGTAAAAGTGAAAACCAGGATCTGGAGTGGCACGTTTCTTTCG GCCACCTATCAGAGCATCGAACTGACCTCTCATGTTAATGTTGAGACCTTCAACCCTGATATGCTTGTTATCGGCCTCAAACAGCTACCA GTGGTGGTGACAATCAGTAAACCTGGAGAAAAAGGTGACGTACCAGTGGGTGTGATAGTTGGCAGCATCATTGCCGGACTGCTGCTGTTGGCTGTGGCTGTCGGACTGCTTTGGAAG TTTGGGTTTTTCAAGAGAAAGTACCAGCAGCTGCTGAAGGAGGCAGATGAGGATGGACAGAGCCGCCCACATGTCGATGAAGTCTTGTGA
- the itga2.2 gene encoding integrin alpha-2 isoform X1 produces MDFYWENIFFTLIVIEKVWQSQAFNVGTAGAKVFSGQASEEFGYTVLQAANHEGQWLLVGAPWSGFSKNRKGDIYKCPVSGSKNTCDKLNLQDSVSIPAVKNVNDNMSLGLTLTRTASDLMMCGPLWGQLCGSQDFYPGICAKMSPLFQPQPAFSPAVQTCGGPMDIVIVLDGSNSIYPWAPMTLFLQKLIPSLDIGPQNTQVSVIQYGVDPKVEFKLNDFQTKHEMIFAASEITQLYGDRTNTFQAIQYASQLGFSKQNGGRPGAAKVLVVVTDGESHDFDMRDTVIAECEKQGITRFGIAVLGYYIRQNINTEMLIKEIKSIASLPTEKYFFNVSEEAALSNIAGTLGDRIFNIEGTGKGGDSFKMEMSQVGISAHYSSQQDVMMLGAAGAYAWSGTVVHRTGSKVDILPFSAFEGTLQDKNHSSLLGYSVTTMNDGSTLYFVAGAPRSNHSGQVIVYTLNAQKKSTIIDSARGKQIGSYFGSVLCSLDVDKDGVTDLLLVGAPMLMNELRKEEGRVYLFSVTKGILNEQGFLSGPPPNENARFGMAISAISDLDLDGYSDVVVGAPLEDKGKGVIYIYNGERKTLKREFSQKILGSKLDPQLQYFGRSLDSYKDLNEDTLPDISVGAYGKVVQLWSRGVASVTTEASFSPDKINIFNKDCSVNGRKLSCFNTQLCFSAAFRPKNPVGPIDISYNLTLDADLLDSRVTSRGMFIKNNERSLSEKAKISSTRLCQVYQVYLQETADFVNSLSLKVEIKQQNEDVNPVLDVFSPRASEFFIPFTKDCGNDEVCNSDLVLSVKSSSPVLVSSNNRELSFEVVVKNRKENAFNTQVLATYSSNLYYSSISPTEDVKCTSTQIRTVTCQVGYPVLKTDEEVQFRINFEYSLNDLQDHAEVKFQAKSDSKEERPADNDVDISIPVKYDAEVVLSRQSNIEFYVADVNIPVVTTVKTLNDIGPEFNFTVKVTTGNLPVNLLYLSIALPMTTKGGNPILYVTSVDTQAGGSITCDRGSLVDPLKIGMNTHKVTFSSESLRGLKKLDCNTAKCENIKCLLKDTEVKSNYFVKVKTRIWSGTFLSATYQSIELTSHVNVETFNPDMLVIGLKQLPVVVTISKPGEKGDVPVGVIVGSIIAGLLLLAVAVGLLWKFGFFKRKYQQLLKEADEDGQSRPHVDEVL; encoded by the exons ATGGATTTCTACTGGGAGAATATCTTCTTTACTTTAATAGTCATTG AGAAAGTCTGGCAATCGCAGGCCTTCAACGTGGGAACCGCGGGCGCCAAGGTTTTCAGTGGACAGGCGTCGGAAGAGTTTGGCTACACAGTGCTACAGGCAGCAAACCATGAAGGCCAATG gCTTCTGGTTGGTGCTCCATGGAGTGGTTTCAGCAAAAACAGGAAAGGAGATATTTACAAATGTCCCGTCTCTGGATCTAAAAACACCTGTGACAAGCTCAATCTCCAAG ATTCTGTCAGCATCCCAGctgttaaaaatgtcaatgaCAACATGTCCCTGGGTTTGACTCTTACCCGGACAGCTAGTGATTTGAtg ATGTGTGGTCCTCTTTGGGGACAGCTGTGTGGCAGTCAGGACTTCTACCCTGGAATATGTGCAAAAATGAGCCCACTTTTTCAGCCTCAACCTGCCTTCTCCCCTGCCGTTCAGA CATGTGGAGGGCCTATGGACATTGTGATTGTTTTGGATGGATCCAACAGCATTTATCCTTGGGCTCCCATGACCCTTTTCCTCCAGAAGCTGATACCTTCGCTCGACATCGGGCCCCAAAACACGCAG GTGAGCGTCATTCAATATGGTGTTGATCCGAAAGTTGAATTCAAACTAAACGACTTTCAAACCAAACACGAGATGATTTTTGCTGCATCTGAAATTACACAACTGTATGGTGACCGAACCAATACCTTCCAGGCCATCCAATATGCAAG TCAGTTGGGTTTCAGTAAACAAAATGGAGGTCGGCCAGGCGCTGCCAAGGTGTTGGTGGTTGTCACTGACGGAGAGTCTCATGATTTTGACATGAGAGATACTGTAATTGCAGAATGTGAGAAACAAGGCATCACCCGCTTTGGTATCGCT GTCTTAGGTTATTATATTagacaaaacattaatacaGAGATGctaataaaagaaatcaaatcCATCGCCAGCTTACCCACAGAGAAGTATTTCTTTAATGTGTCTGAAGAGGCAGCTCTCTCCAACATTGCCGGAACACTGGGAGACCGCATCTTCAACATAGAAG GGACAGGAAAAGGGGGTGATAGCTTTAAGATGGAGATGTCCCAGGTTGGAATCAGCGCTCACTACTCCAGTCAACAG GATGTGATGATGTTGGGAGCAGCGGGAGCCTACGCTTGGAGCGGGACTGTTGTGCATCGAACAGGGTCAAAAGTTGACATCCTCCCTTTTTCAGCCTTTGAGGGAACTCTTCAGGACAAAAACCACAGCTCATTACTGG GTTACTCTGTCACCACGATGAACGATGGGTCTACACTATACTTTGTGGCCGGTGCACCTCGCTCCAACCACTCTGGGCAAGTTATTGTCTACACTCTGAATGCTCAGAAAAAATCTACTATCATCGATTCAGCAAGAGGCAAACAG ATTGGGTCATACTTTGGAAGTGTCCTCTGCTCCCTGGATGTGGATAAAGACGGGGTGACAGACCTTCTACTGGTTGGTGCACCCATGCTCATGAACGAGCTGAGGAAAGAAGAAGGCAGGGTCTACCTCTTCTCCGTCACAAAG GGTATTCTGAACGAGCAGGGATTCCTCAGTGGTCCACCCCCGAACGAGAATGCTCGTTTTGGCATGGCCATCTCTGCCATTTCTGACCTGGACCTCGATGGTTACAGTGATGTTGTGGTTGGAGCACCGTTAgaagacaaaggaaaaggtGTCATCTACATCTACAATGGGGAGAGGAAAACATTAAAGAGAGAGTTCTCACAG aaaataCTTGGCTCCAAACTGGATCCTCAGTTGCAGTATTTTGGAAGATCCCTAGATAGCTACAAAGATCTGAATGAAGATACACTCCCTGACATCTCAGTTGGTGCCTATGGCAAAGTGGTGCAGCTCTG GTCCCGTGGTGTGGCATCTGTCACAACTGAAGCCTCGTTCAGCCCTgataaaattaacattttcaacaaaGACTGTAGCGTTAATGGACGCAAGCTTTCATGTTTCAACACGCAGCTCTGCTTCAGTGCTGCATTCAGGCCCAAGAACCCCGTTGGGCCCATTG ATATATCATACAATTTAACTCTGGATGCTGACTTGCTGGACTCTCGAGTGACATCTAGAGgaatgtttataaaaaataatgaacGCTCCCTTTCAGAAAAGGCAAAAATTTCATCTACACGCCTGTGTCAAGTCTACCAGGTTTATCTTCAG GAGACGGCAGACTTTGTCAATTCCCTCAGTCTGAAAGTGGAAATCAAGCAGCAGAATGAAGATGTGAATCCTGTGCTCGATGTGTTCTCTCCAAGAGCCTCCGAGTTCTTT ATTCCCTTCACGAAAGACTGTGGCAATGATGAAGTGTGCAACAGTGATCTGGTGCTGAGTGTGAAGAG CTCATCTCCTGTACTGGTCAGCTCTAATAACCGAGAACTATCATTTGAAGTTGTTGTGAAGAACAGAAAGGAGAACGCATTCAACACTCAGGTCTTAGCCACGTACTCCAGCAACCTCTACTACTCCTCCATCTCTCCT ACAGAGGACGTGAAATGCACATCAACACAAATACGAACTGTCACCTGCCAAGTGGGATACCCGGTATTAAAAACCGACGAAGAG GTGCAATTTCGCATTAATTTTGAGTACAGCCTCAATGATTTGCAAGACCACGCTGAGGTGAAATTTCAGGCGAAGAG tgaTAGTAAAGAAGAAAGACCTGCAGACAACGACGTGGACATATCCATTCCTGTTAAATACGATGCAGAAGTTGTTTTATCAAG GCAGTCAAACATCGAATTCTACGTGGCGGACGTTAACATTCCAGTAGTAACGACAGTGAAAACTCTAAATGACATTGGCCCAGAGTTCAACTTTACAGTAAAG GTTACAACGGGTAACTTGCCTGTCAACCTCCTATATCTGAGCATTGCTCTGCCAATGACCACAAAAGGCGGAAATCCAATCCTCTATGTGACCAGTGTGGACACACAAGCA GGAGGTTCTATCACCTGCGATCGCGGCAGCCTGGTTGATCCTCTAAAGATCGGTATGAACACCCACAAAGTAACCTTCTCATCTGAGAGTCTCAGAGGCTTAAAGAAACTG GACTGCAACACTGCAAAATGCGAGAATATAAAATGCCTTCTTAAAGATACTGAAGTTAAGAGCAACTACTTTGTAAAAGTGAAAACCAGGATCTGGAGTGGCACGTTTCTTTCG GCCACCTATCAGAGCATCGAACTGACCTCTCATGTTAATGTTGAGACCTTCAACCCTGATATGCTTGTTATCGGCCTCAAACAGCTACCA GTGGTGGTGACAATCAGTAAACCTGGAGAAAAAGGTGACGTACCAGTGGGTGTGATAGTTGGCAGCATCATTGCCGGACTGCTGCTGTTGGCTGTGGCTGTCGGACTGCTTTGGAAG TTTGGGTTTTTCAAGAGAAAGTACCAGCAGCTGCTGAAGGAGGCAGATGAGGATGGACAGAGCCGCCCACATGTCGATGAAGTCTTGTGA